From the Leptospira congkakensis genome, the window GAGGGAAACTAGGGGAAACTGGAATTTGGTGTGGTTCACCAGAGAACTCATAACCTACAAAAACTTCATCTAGTAGGATGGGAATTTTGATTCCGAGTGCCTCCCATTCTTTCCAAAACTGGGCGGTGGTTCTAGAACCTGTTGGGTTTGCGGGACTGACTAGAACAATGAGTTTTGTTTTTGTGCTGATACAATTGGCTATGGTTTCAGCAGAATATATCCATTTTCCCGTTTCTTTTTCTTCCTGCAGTGGATAATGCACTTCTTTTAGATTTTCGAGTCCAATGAGAAAACTAAATAACGGATAACCAGGATTTGGTGTTAATACTTCATCGCCGGGGTTTGTAAATAGTTTGAAAATATAGGAATAAGCTTCTGAAGTACTCGCCGTCAAAACCAAATGGGACAAGTCGGTTTGGATGCCTCGATTTTTGTAATCAGAAATAATTGCCTGTCTAGCGGATTCCAACCCTTCGGCTTGGGGTTCATATTGGCTAAGATCCAAATTTGAAAATATATGAGATAAGGCAGAAGGTGGAAATTCCAACCCTAGTTTTGTAGGATTGGAACCAGTAAGATCAAAAATCTCAAGTCCTGTTTTTTCCAAATTTTGTTTGGTTTGGTAAATTTTGTTTTCTGAATTCAAATCACCTAACAACTGAAATCGATTGGAAAATAAAAGATCTGAATTGGTCAAATTAAGCTGCTTGGTGTAAAAATTTTGCAATTTTACGAACGAGAAACTTAGGTGAGAATCGAACCGATTGTGCGACGAGAAAATTCATAAAACCTGGAATTTTGACCACTTTTTTACTAAATAAAGCATCGAGTCCAATATCCACCACTTCTCTAGATTGCATAA encodes:
- a CDS encoding pyridoxal phosphate-dependent aminotransferase; its protein translation is MTNSDLLFSNRFQLLGDLNSENKIYQTKQNLEKTGLEIFDLTGSNPTKLGLEFPPSALSHIFSNLDLSQYEPQAEGLESARQAIISDYKNRGIQTDLSHLVLTASTSEAYSYIFKLFTNPGDEVLTPNPGYPLFSFLIGLENLKEVHYPLQEEKETGKWIYSAETIANCISTKTKLIVLVSPANPTGSRTTAQFWKEWEALGIKIPILLDEVFVGYEFSGEPHQIPVSPSFPLLICNGFSKMLALPGLKLGWILIQSPELYRSEIQKNLSFIADTYLSVNAPVQLATLELIPWKTMVQNRIRTRIMRNLAQCILFSEENPKILNKPAVEAGWYFLFELDLEKKDEEMVLEILTQTKVFVHPGSWYGFSHNRCILVISLISDEEVLRSGLSALQSFLK